The following are encoded in a window of Phaseolus vulgaris cultivar G19833 chromosome 3, P. vulgaris v2.0, whole genome shotgun sequence genomic DNA:
- the LOC137839037 gene encoding pathogenesis-related protein 2-like, translated as MAVFTFEDQTTSPVAPATLYKALVKDADNIVPKAVDSFKSVEIVEGNGGPGTIKKISFLEDGETKFVLHKIEGIDEANLGYSYSIVGGAALPETAEKITIDSKLSDGPNGGSVVKLSIKYHSKGDAPPNEDELKTGKAKSDALFKVIEAYLLANA; from the exons ATGGCTGTTTTCACCTTCGAAGACCAAACCACTTCTCCCGTGGCTCCAGCTACCCTTTACAAAGCTCTTGTGAAGGACGCCGATAACATCGTCCCAAAGGCCGTTGATTCCTTCAAGAGTGTTGAAATCGTTGAGGGCAACGGTGGCCCCGGAACCATCAAGAAGATCTCTTTCCTCGAGG ATGGGGAGACAAAGTTTGTGTTGCACAAAATAGAAGGAATAGATGAGGCAAACTTGGGATACAGCTACAGCATAGTTGGAGGTGCTGCCTTGCCAGAGACTGCAGAGAAGATCACAATCGACTCCAAACTCAGTGATGGGCCCAACGGAGGATCAGTTGTAAAGTTGAGTATAAAATACCACAGCAAAGGAGATGCTCCACCCAATGAAGATGAGCTCAAAACTGGCAAAGCCAAGAGTGATGCTCTTTTCAAGGTCATCGAGGCTTACCTTTTGGCCAATGCTTGA